AGGCCGCCGGTGATGCCCACGACCTGGCCGGAGACCTCGGCGGCGGCGTCGGACAGCAGCCACACCACCACCGGGGCGACGTTGGCCGGGTCGAGGGGGTCGAACTCGCCCTGGAAGTCGAGCTCGCCGAAGGCGGCCTCGGTCATCGGGGTGCGGGCCCCGGGGGCGATGGCGTTGACCCGGATCCCGTACCTGGCCAGCTCCAGGGCACAGATGACGGTGAAGGCGGCCACCCCGGCCTTGGCCGCGCCGTAGTTGGACTGGCCCCGGTTGCCGAGGATCCCGGAGGTCGAGGTGGTGTTGACGATCGCCCCCTGGCGGCCCTCGGCCTTCCACCAGGCGGCGGCGTGCCGGGTGGTGGCGAAGGTGCCGCCCAGGTTCACCCGGAGCACGAGGTCGAACTCGTCGGGCGACATGTTGAAGACCATGCGGTCGCGGACCACCCCGGCGTTGTTGACCACGCCGTCAAGGCCGCCGAAGCCCTCCACGGCCGCGGCCACCAGCCGGCCCGCCGCCTCGAAGTCGCCGACGTCGTGGCCGAGGGCGAGGGCCCGGCCCCCCTCGGCGGCGACCGCGGCCGCCGTCTCCTCGGCGCCGGCGAGGTCGTCGACGACCACCGCGGCCCCGGCGCGGGCGCAGGCCAGCGCCTCCTCGCGCCCGATCCCCTGCCCGGCCCCGGTGACGACCACCACCTTGCCGTCCAGCACGCCCATGCGCTCCTCCCGTCGGTCGGCCCGACACCGGCCCGCCGGGCTGGTGCATCATCGTCGATCATGAGGGTGGCCGTGCTGTCCGACACCCACGCCCCGCGC
Above is a genomic segment from Actinomycetota bacterium containing:
- a CDS encoding SDR family NAD(P)-dependent oxidoreductase, producing the protein MGVLDGKVVVVTGAGQGIGREEALACARAGAAVVVDDLAGAEETAAAVAAEGGRALALGHDVGDFEAAGRLVAAAVEGFGGLDGVVNNAGVVRDRMVFNMSPDEFDLVLRVNLGGTFATTRHAAAWWKAEGRQGAIVNTTSTSGILGNRGQSNYGAAKAGVAAFTVICALELARYGIRVNAIAPGARTPMTEAAFGELDFQGEFDPLDPANVAPVVVWLLSDAAAEVSGQVVGITGGLVELYEGWHVVASQERPRRWAPEELAEAAPRLFGDRPTRAPWRPSSL